From a single Drosophila sulfurigaster albostrigata strain 15112-1811.04 chromosome 3, ASM2355843v2, whole genome shotgun sequence genomic region:
- the LOC133844426 gene encoding transcription initiation factor TFIID subunit 4 isoform X4 produces MNSSQTAATATSASSNRITFTSQPLPNGTINIGGAPGGPTIISTAQLPNTTTIKTITAGLGGHTGMPGLSQVSHHHPQQQQHQVQQQQQQQQQQTQSAGQPLLNSMLPAGVVVGMRPQGPTQQQPKNMPANPLSRVVISNPHMPGVRPQSPSITLSTINAGQTPALLVKTDNGFQLLRVGTATTTGPPTMTQTISNTSNINSSNNNSSNNNSNNNSNNTTTTTTNHPTTTQIRLQTVPAAASMTNTTASSNIIVNSVASSNAHTYGSGSQPPHLAQLQQTQPQQAPHLPQVTQIQTIPAAVQPQTQANNVQVVSAAAAASAAATASNAVNTTTTTAAQGNTKEKCRKFLANLIELSTREPKPVEKNVRTLIQELVNANVEPEEFCDRLERLLNASPQPCLIGFLKKSLPLLRQALYTKELVIEGIKPPAQHVLGLPGLPQQLPKIQAQIRPIGLSQTTTTIGQTQVRMIQQNALGNVPRPTIGHTTISKQPPSIRLPTAPRLVNTGAIRGQMPSLPMPTQANIVQIRGPHNAQLQRTSSVQIRATPRPPNSTPTNKVTAVKVGQTQIKAITPSLHPPSLAAISSNSGPPPTPTLSVLSTINSASTTSLPVPSLPTVHLPPEALRAREQMQNSLHQNNNNHFEPKLVEIKAPQLPHIERINASLTPISAKTLPRNSMPMPNKTVSKKKRDAVDRDAKDDKLNSSSGMATSAATAAAAAAANSFFQQSSMSSSMYGDDDINDVAAMGGVNLAEESQRILGCTENIGTQIRSCKDEVFLNLPALQARIRAITAERGLEEPSQDVAVLISHACQERLKNIVEKLAVIAEHRIDVIKLDPRYEAAKDVRGQIKFLEELDKAEQKRHEELEREMLLRAAKSRTRVEDPEQAKMKARAKEMQRAEMEELRQRDANLTALQAIGPRKKLKLDSEASGVGVGSSSGGLLSSSGNTSTTLRPRIKRVNLRDMLFYMEQEREFCRSSLLFKTYLK; encoded by the exons ATGAACAGCAGCCAGACGGCAGCAACGGCCACATCGGCCAGCAGCAATCGCATCACGTTCACCAGCCAACCGCTGCCCAATGGCACCATCAACATTGGCGGCGCTCCCGGCGGACCGACGATCATCTCAACGGCCCAGCTGCCGAACACGACAACGATCAAGACGATTACGGCGGGCTTGGGTGGACATACGGGAATGCCCGGATTATCGCAGGTCTCGCATCATcatccacagcagcagcaacatcaggtgcaacagcagcagcaacaacagcagcagcaaacgcaaTCA GCCGGGCAGCCGCTGCTCAACTCGATGCTGCCCGCTGGAGTTGTGGTCGGCATGCGTCCGCAAGGTccgacgcagcagcagccaaagaacATGCCCGCCAATCCGCTGAGTCGCGTGGTCATCAGCAATCCCCACATGCCCGGAGTGAGGCCACAGAGTCCATCG ATAACTTTAAGCACAATAAATGCAGGACAAACGCCTGCACTGTTAGTGAAAACGGATAATGGATTTCAATTGTTGCGCGTGGGTACGGCCACAACGACGGGCCCGCCGACGATGACACAGACCATATCCAACaccagcaacatcaacagcagcaacaacaacagcagtaacaacaacagcaacaacaacagtaacaacacaacaacaacaaccacaaatcATCCCACAACAACACAGATACGCTTGCAAACTGTGCCGGCTGCAGCT TCGATGACGAACACGACGGCGTCGAGCAACATAATTGTGAACTCGGTGGCCAGCAGCAATGCGCACACTTATGGCAGCGGCTCGCAGCCTCCGCATTTGGCCCAGCTACAGCAGACGCAGCCGCAGCAGGCGCCACATTTGCCGCAGGTAACGCAAATCCAAACGATACCAGCAGCAGTTCAGCCCCAGACACAGGCGAACAATGTGCAAGTTGTGAgtgcagcagcggcggcatcGGCGGCGGCGACAGCATCAAATGCTGTTaatacgacaacaacaacggcggcGCAGGGCAATACCAAAGAGAAATGTCGCAAGTTTTTAGCCAATTTAATCGAATTGTCGACACGCGAACCCAAGCCGGTGGAGAAAAATGTGCGCACGCTCATCCAGGAGCTGGTCAATGCGAATGTGGAGCCCGAGGAGTTTTGTGATCGCCTGGAGCGTTTACTCAACGCCAGTCCACAGCCGTGCCTCATTGGTTTTCTAAAG AAAAGTCTGCCACTGTTGCGCCAGGCGCTCTACACCAAGGAGCTGGTTATAGAGGGCATTAAACCGCCAGCGCAGCATGTGTTGGGATTACCTGGActgccgcagcagctgccg AAAATTCAGGCGCAAATCCGTCCCATTGGACTCAGCCAGACTACGACGACCATTGGACAGACACAGGTGCGCATGATCCAACAGAATGCCCTGGGCAATGTGCCGCGGCCCACAATTGGCCACACAACGATATCGAAGCAGCCGCCAAGCATACGTTTACCCACAGCGCCGCGTCTGGTGAACACAGGCGCCATACGCGGCCAAATGCCTTCGCTGCCAATGCCCACACAGGCG AACATTGTGCAAATCCGTGGTCCACACAATGCCCAGCTGCAGCGCACGAGTTCAGTGCAGATTCGAGCCACGCCTCGGCCGCCAAACAGCACGCCCACGAACAAAGTCACTGCCGTTAAAGTTGGCCAGACGCAGATCAAGGCCATAACGCCCAGTTTGCATCCGCCCTCGCTGGCGGCCATATCATCCAACAGCGGACCACCCCCAACGCCAACGTTATCCGTGCTTTCGACGATCAATTCGGCCTCGACCACCTCGTTGCCGGTGCCGTCGCTGCCCACGGTGCATTTGCCGCCGGAGGCTTTGCGTGCCCGCGAACAGATGCAGAATTCGCTGCATcagaacaacaataatcacTTTGAGCCGAAGCTGGTTGAGATTAAGGCACCGCAATTGCCGCACATTGAGCGCATCAATGCCTCGCTAACGCCCATTTCGGCCAAGACGCTACCGCGCAACTCAATGCCCATGCCCAACAAGACAGTGAGTAAAAAGAAACGCGATGCAGTGGATCGAGATGCCAAGGACGACAAGCTGAATAGTAGCAGTGGAATGGCAACATCCGCGGCGACGGCGGCCGCAGCTGCGGCTGCTAATTCGTTTTTCCAACAGAGCTCGATGTCGTCTTCCATGTATGGGGACGATGACATCAACGATGTAGCGGCGATGGGTGGCGTTAATTTGGCCGAGGAATCGCAGCGAATTCTGGGTTGCACCGAAAACATTGGCACACAAATCCGATCGTGTAAGGACGAGGTGTTTCTCAATCTACCAGCATTGCAGGCGCGAATACGCGCAATAACCGCCGAACGTGGTCTCGAGGAACCATCACAGGATGTGGCTGTGCTCATATCGCATGCGTGCCAGGAAAGGCTCAAGAACATTGTGGAGAAGTTGGCTGTGATAGCGGAGCATCGCATTGATGTCATCAAG TTGGATCCACGGTATGAGGCGGCGAAAGATGTGCGAGGCCAAATCAAGTTCTTGGAGGAGTTGGATAAGGCGGAACAGAAGCGACACGAAGAACTGGAACGTGAGATGCTGCTGCGTGCTGCCAAGTCCAGGACGCGAGTGGAGGATCCCGAGCAGGCCAAAATGAAGGCGAGA GCAAAAGAGATGCAGCGTGCTGAAATGGAGGAACTGCGCCAACGTGATGCGAATCTGACGGCACTTCAGGCGATTGGACCGCGTAAGAAACTCAAACTAGATAGCGAAGCGAGCGGAGTGGGTGTG GGTTCCAGTAGTGGCGGTCTGCTGAGCAGTAGTGGCAACACATCGACAACGTTGCGGCCGCGCATTAAACGTGTCAATCTACGCGATATGCTCTTCTACATGGAGCAGGAACGTGAATTTTGTCGCAGCTCGCTGCTGTTCAAAACTTACCTCAAGTGA
- the LOC133844426 gene encoding transcription initiation factor TFIID subunit 4 isoform X5, with the protein MNSSQTAATATSASSNRITFTSQPLPNGTINIGGAPGGPTIISTAQLPNTTTIKTITAGLGGHTGMPGLSQVSHHHPQQQQHQVQQQQQQQQQQTQSVGATQTQTLVIKSNHHAVTLPAGLVSSAPAGIVTMTKTINQAGQPLLNSMLPAGVVVGMRPQGPTQQQPKNMPANPLSRVVISNPHMPGVRPQSPSSMTNTTASSNIIVNSVASSNAHTYGSGSQPPHLAQLQQTQPQQAPHLPQVTQIQTIPAAVQPQTQANNVQVVSAAAAASAAATASNAVNTTTTTAAQGNTKEKCRKFLANLIELSTREPKPVEKNVRTLIQELVNANVEPEEFCDRLERLLNASPQPCLIGFLKKSLPLLRQALYTKELVIEGIKPPAQHVLGLPGLPQQLPKIQAQIRPIGLSQTTTTIGQTQVRMIQQNALGNVPRPTIGHTTISKQPPSIRLPTAPRLVNTGAIRGQMPSLPMPTQANIVQIRGPHNAQLQRTSSVQIRATPRPPNSTPTNKVTAVKVGQTQIKAITPSLHPPSLAAISSNSGPPPTPTLSVLSTINSASTTSLPVPSLPTVHLPPEALRAREQMQNSLHQNNNNHFEPKLVEIKAPQLPHIERINASLTPISAKTLPRNSMPMPNKTVSKKKRDAVDRDAKDDKLNSSSGMATSAATAAAAAAANSFFQQSSMSSSMYGDDDINDVAAMGGVNLAEESQRILGCTENIGTQIRSCKDEVFLNLPALQARIRAITAERGLEEPSQDVAVLISHACQERLKNIVEKLAVIAEHRIDVIKLDPRYEAAKDVRGQIKFLEELDKAEQKRHEELEREMLLRAAKSRTRVEDPEQAKMKARAKEMQRAEMEELRQRDANLTALQAIGPRKKLKLDSEASGVGVGSSSGGLLSSSGNTSTTLRPRIKRVNLRDMLFYMEQEREFCRSSLLFKTYLK; encoded by the exons ATGAACAGCAGCCAGACGGCAGCAACGGCCACATCGGCCAGCAGCAATCGCATCACGTTCACCAGCCAACCGCTGCCCAATGGCACCATCAACATTGGCGGCGCTCCCGGCGGACCGACGATCATCTCAACGGCCCAGCTGCCGAACACGACAACGATCAAGACGATTACGGCGGGCTTGGGTGGACATACGGGAATGCCCGGATTATCGCAGGTCTCGCATCATcatccacagcagcagcaacatcaggtgcaacagcagcagcaacaacagcagcagcaaacgcaaTCAGTAGGTGCCACGCAAACACAAACCTTAGTTATTAAATCCAATCACCATGCTGTCACCCTGCCGGCGGGTCTAGTATCAAGTGCACCAGCAGGAATCGTAACAATGACCAAGACCATCAATCAG GCCGGGCAGCCGCTGCTCAACTCGATGCTGCCCGCTGGAGTTGTGGTCGGCATGCGTCCGCAAGGTccgacgcagcagcagccaaagaacATGCCCGCCAATCCGCTGAGTCGCGTGGTCATCAGCAATCCCCACATGCCCGGAGTGAGGCCACAGAGTCCATCG TCGATGACGAACACGACGGCGTCGAGCAACATAATTGTGAACTCGGTGGCCAGCAGCAATGCGCACACTTATGGCAGCGGCTCGCAGCCTCCGCATTTGGCCCAGCTACAGCAGACGCAGCCGCAGCAGGCGCCACATTTGCCGCAGGTAACGCAAATCCAAACGATACCAGCAGCAGTTCAGCCCCAGACACAGGCGAACAATGTGCAAGTTGTGAgtgcagcagcggcggcatcGGCGGCGGCGACAGCATCAAATGCTGTTaatacgacaacaacaacggcggcGCAGGGCAATACCAAAGAGAAATGTCGCAAGTTTTTAGCCAATTTAATCGAATTGTCGACACGCGAACCCAAGCCGGTGGAGAAAAATGTGCGCACGCTCATCCAGGAGCTGGTCAATGCGAATGTGGAGCCCGAGGAGTTTTGTGATCGCCTGGAGCGTTTACTCAACGCCAGTCCACAGCCGTGCCTCATTGGTTTTCTAAAG AAAAGTCTGCCACTGTTGCGCCAGGCGCTCTACACCAAGGAGCTGGTTATAGAGGGCATTAAACCGCCAGCGCAGCATGTGTTGGGATTACCTGGActgccgcagcagctgccg AAAATTCAGGCGCAAATCCGTCCCATTGGACTCAGCCAGACTACGACGACCATTGGACAGACACAGGTGCGCATGATCCAACAGAATGCCCTGGGCAATGTGCCGCGGCCCACAATTGGCCACACAACGATATCGAAGCAGCCGCCAAGCATACGTTTACCCACAGCGCCGCGTCTGGTGAACACAGGCGCCATACGCGGCCAAATGCCTTCGCTGCCAATGCCCACACAGGCG AACATTGTGCAAATCCGTGGTCCACACAATGCCCAGCTGCAGCGCACGAGTTCAGTGCAGATTCGAGCCACGCCTCGGCCGCCAAACAGCACGCCCACGAACAAAGTCACTGCCGTTAAAGTTGGCCAGACGCAGATCAAGGCCATAACGCCCAGTTTGCATCCGCCCTCGCTGGCGGCCATATCATCCAACAGCGGACCACCCCCAACGCCAACGTTATCCGTGCTTTCGACGATCAATTCGGCCTCGACCACCTCGTTGCCGGTGCCGTCGCTGCCCACGGTGCATTTGCCGCCGGAGGCTTTGCGTGCCCGCGAACAGATGCAGAATTCGCTGCATcagaacaacaataatcacTTTGAGCCGAAGCTGGTTGAGATTAAGGCACCGCAATTGCCGCACATTGAGCGCATCAATGCCTCGCTAACGCCCATTTCGGCCAAGACGCTACCGCGCAACTCAATGCCCATGCCCAACAAGACAGTGAGTAAAAAGAAACGCGATGCAGTGGATCGAGATGCCAAGGACGACAAGCTGAATAGTAGCAGTGGAATGGCAACATCCGCGGCGACGGCGGCCGCAGCTGCGGCTGCTAATTCGTTTTTCCAACAGAGCTCGATGTCGTCTTCCATGTATGGGGACGATGACATCAACGATGTAGCGGCGATGGGTGGCGTTAATTTGGCCGAGGAATCGCAGCGAATTCTGGGTTGCACCGAAAACATTGGCACACAAATCCGATCGTGTAAGGACGAGGTGTTTCTCAATCTACCAGCATTGCAGGCGCGAATACGCGCAATAACCGCCGAACGTGGTCTCGAGGAACCATCACAGGATGTGGCTGTGCTCATATCGCATGCGTGCCAGGAAAGGCTCAAGAACATTGTGGAGAAGTTGGCTGTGATAGCGGAGCATCGCATTGATGTCATCAAG TTGGATCCACGGTATGAGGCGGCGAAAGATGTGCGAGGCCAAATCAAGTTCTTGGAGGAGTTGGATAAGGCGGAACAGAAGCGACACGAAGAACTGGAACGTGAGATGCTGCTGCGTGCTGCCAAGTCCAGGACGCGAGTGGAGGATCCCGAGCAGGCCAAAATGAAGGCGAGA GCAAAAGAGATGCAGCGTGCTGAAATGGAGGAACTGCGCCAACGTGATGCGAATCTGACGGCACTTCAGGCGATTGGACCGCGTAAGAAACTCAAACTAGATAGCGAAGCGAGCGGAGTGGGTGTG GGTTCCAGTAGTGGCGGTCTGCTGAGCAGTAGTGGCAACACATCGACAACGTTGCGGCCGCGCATTAAACGTGTCAATCTACGCGATATGCTCTTCTACATGGAGCAGGAACGTGAATTTTGTCGCAGCTCGCTGCTGTTCAAAACTTACCTCAAGTGA
- the LOC133844426 gene encoding transcription initiation factor TFIID subunit 4 isoform X6 — protein sequence MNSSQTAATATSASSNRITFTSQPLPNGTINIGGAPGGPTIISTAQLPNTTTIKTITAGLGGHTGMPGLSQVSHHHPQQQQHQVQQQQQQQQQQTQSAGQPLLNSMLPAGVVVGMRPQGPTQQQPKNMPANPLSRVVISNPHMPGVRPQSPSSMTNTTASSNIIVNSVASSNAHTYGSGSQPPHLAQLQQTQPQQAPHLPQVTQIQTIPAAVQPQTQANNVQVVSAAAAASAAATASNAVNTTTTTAAQGNTKEKCRKFLANLIELSTREPKPVEKNVRTLIQELVNANVEPEEFCDRLERLLNASPQPCLIGFLKKSLPLLRQALYTKELVIEGIKPPAQHVLGLPGLPQQLPKIQAQIRPIGLSQTTTTIGQTQVRMIQQNALGNVPRPTIGHTTISKQPPSIRLPTAPRLVNTGAIRGQMPSLPMPTQANIVQIRGPHNAQLQRTSSVQIRATPRPPNSTPTNKVTAVKVGQTQIKAITPSLHPPSLAAISSNSGPPPTPTLSVLSTINSASTTSLPVPSLPTVHLPPEALRAREQMQNSLHQNNNNHFEPKLVEIKAPQLPHIERINASLTPISAKTLPRNSMPMPNKTVSKKKRDAVDRDAKDDKLNSSSGMATSAATAAAAAAANSFFQQSSMSSSMYGDDDINDVAAMGGVNLAEESQRILGCTENIGTQIRSCKDEVFLNLPALQARIRAITAERGLEEPSQDVAVLISHACQERLKNIVEKLAVIAEHRIDVIKLDPRYEAAKDVRGQIKFLEELDKAEQKRHEELEREMLLRAAKSRTRVEDPEQAKMKARAKEMQRAEMEELRQRDANLTALQAIGPRKKLKLDSEASGVGVGSSSGGLLSSSGNTSTTLRPRIKRVNLRDMLFYMEQEREFCRSSLLFKTYLK from the exons ATGAACAGCAGCCAGACGGCAGCAACGGCCACATCGGCCAGCAGCAATCGCATCACGTTCACCAGCCAACCGCTGCCCAATGGCACCATCAACATTGGCGGCGCTCCCGGCGGACCGACGATCATCTCAACGGCCCAGCTGCCGAACACGACAACGATCAAGACGATTACGGCGGGCTTGGGTGGACATACGGGAATGCCCGGATTATCGCAGGTCTCGCATCATcatccacagcagcagcaacatcaggtgcaacagcagcagcaacaacagcagcagcaaacgcaaTCA GCCGGGCAGCCGCTGCTCAACTCGATGCTGCCCGCTGGAGTTGTGGTCGGCATGCGTCCGCAAGGTccgacgcagcagcagccaaagaacATGCCCGCCAATCCGCTGAGTCGCGTGGTCATCAGCAATCCCCACATGCCCGGAGTGAGGCCACAGAGTCCATCG TCGATGACGAACACGACGGCGTCGAGCAACATAATTGTGAACTCGGTGGCCAGCAGCAATGCGCACACTTATGGCAGCGGCTCGCAGCCTCCGCATTTGGCCCAGCTACAGCAGACGCAGCCGCAGCAGGCGCCACATTTGCCGCAGGTAACGCAAATCCAAACGATACCAGCAGCAGTTCAGCCCCAGACACAGGCGAACAATGTGCAAGTTGTGAgtgcagcagcggcggcatcGGCGGCGGCGACAGCATCAAATGCTGTTaatacgacaacaacaacggcggcGCAGGGCAATACCAAAGAGAAATGTCGCAAGTTTTTAGCCAATTTAATCGAATTGTCGACACGCGAACCCAAGCCGGTGGAGAAAAATGTGCGCACGCTCATCCAGGAGCTGGTCAATGCGAATGTGGAGCCCGAGGAGTTTTGTGATCGCCTGGAGCGTTTACTCAACGCCAGTCCACAGCCGTGCCTCATTGGTTTTCTAAAG AAAAGTCTGCCACTGTTGCGCCAGGCGCTCTACACCAAGGAGCTGGTTATAGAGGGCATTAAACCGCCAGCGCAGCATGTGTTGGGATTACCTGGActgccgcagcagctgccg AAAATTCAGGCGCAAATCCGTCCCATTGGACTCAGCCAGACTACGACGACCATTGGACAGACACAGGTGCGCATGATCCAACAGAATGCCCTGGGCAATGTGCCGCGGCCCACAATTGGCCACACAACGATATCGAAGCAGCCGCCAAGCATACGTTTACCCACAGCGCCGCGTCTGGTGAACACAGGCGCCATACGCGGCCAAATGCCTTCGCTGCCAATGCCCACACAGGCG AACATTGTGCAAATCCGTGGTCCACACAATGCCCAGCTGCAGCGCACGAGTTCAGTGCAGATTCGAGCCACGCCTCGGCCGCCAAACAGCACGCCCACGAACAAAGTCACTGCCGTTAAAGTTGGCCAGACGCAGATCAAGGCCATAACGCCCAGTTTGCATCCGCCCTCGCTGGCGGCCATATCATCCAACAGCGGACCACCCCCAACGCCAACGTTATCCGTGCTTTCGACGATCAATTCGGCCTCGACCACCTCGTTGCCGGTGCCGTCGCTGCCCACGGTGCATTTGCCGCCGGAGGCTTTGCGTGCCCGCGAACAGATGCAGAATTCGCTGCATcagaacaacaataatcacTTTGAGCCGAAGCTGGTTGAGATTAAGGCACCGCAATTGCCGCACATTGAGCGCATCAATGCCTCGCTAACGCCCATTTCGGCCAAGACGCTACCGCGCAACTCAATGCCCATGCCCAACAAGACAGTGAGTAAAAAGAAACGCGATGCAGTGGATCGAGATGCCAAGGACGACAAGCTGAATAGTAGCAGTGGAATGGCAACATCCGCGGCGACGGCGGCCGCAGCTGCGGCTGCTAATTCGTTTTTCCAACAGAGCTCGATGTCGTCTTCCATGTATGGGGACGATGACATCAACGATGTAGCGGCGATGGGTGGCGTTAATTTGGCCGAGGAATCGCAGCGAATTCTGGGTTGCACCGAAAACATTGGCACACAAATCCGATCGTGTAAGGACGAGGTGTTTCTCAATCTACCAGCATTGCAGGCGCGAATACGCGCAATAACCGCCGAACGTGGTCTCGAGGAACCATCACAGGATGTGGCTGTGCTCATATCGCATGCGTGCCAGGAAAGGCTCAAGAACATTGTGGAGAAGTTGGCTGTGATAGCGGAGCATCGCATTGATGTCATCAAG TTGGATCCACGGTATGAGGCGGCGAAAGATGTGCGAGGCCAAATCAAGTTCTTGGAGGAGTTGGATAAGGCGGAACAGAAGCGACACGAAGAACTGGAACGTGAGATGCTGCTGCGTGCTGCCAAGTCCAGGACGCGAGTGGAGGATCCCGAGCAGGCCAAAATGAAGGCGAGA GCAAAAGAGATGCAGCGTGCTGAAATGGAGGAACTGCGCCAACGTGATGCGAATCTGACGGCACTTCAGGCGATTGGACCGCGTAAGAAACTCAAACTAGATAGCGAAGCGAGCGGAGTGGGTGTG GGTTCCAGTAGTGGCGGTCTGCTGAGCAGTAGTGGCAACACATCGACAACGTTGCGGCCGCGCATTAAACGTGTCAATCTACGCGATATGCTCTTCTACATGGAGCAGGAACGTGAATTTTGTCGCAGCTCGCTGCTGTTCAAAACTTACCTCAAGTGA